In the Pseudanabaena sp. PCC 7367 genome, one interval contains:
- a CDS encoding SufE family protein gives MQEVQSTASQLPESIDRLLKRFQRLSDPKQRYEQLILYGQKLAAFPESAKLPENKVPGCVSQVYVTASLDQNGKVVYQGESDALISKGFVGFLATALNGLSTEAIAELNPDFIKDTGLAVSLTPSRANGFFNVFKTMQQKAIQLG, from the coding sequence ATGCAAGAAGTTCAATCCACTGCGTCCCAACTCCCAGAATCAATCGATCGCCTCTTGAAGCGGTTTCAGCGCCTGAGTGATCCCAAGCAACGCTATGAACAGTTGATTTTGTATGGGCAGAAGTTGGCTGCATTCCCGGAATCGGCTAAGTTGCCTGAAAACAAGGTGCCAGGTTGTGTATCCCAGGTATATGTGACCGCTAGCCTGGATCAAAATGGCAAGGTTGTTTATCAGGGTGAATCTGATGCCTTGATTAGTAAAGGATTTGTGGGCTTTTTGGCCACGGCGCTAAATGGCCTGAGCACTGAAGCGATCGCCGAGCTTAACCCGGATTTTATTAAAGATACTGGGCTAGCGGTGAGCCTCACTCCTTCACGGGCGAATGGCTTTTTTAATGTGTTTAAGACTATGCAGCAAAAGGCAATCCAATTAGGTTAA